From the Pirellulales bacterium genome, the window CGCGGCCCTGCAACAGCACGACCGTGCCCTTGCGGCCTGGTGGCGGATCCCAGCGGCCAAAGCGAAGCGTTACCCCATCGGGCGTCTTGATGGCACCGGCAACGGCGTGATCGGGGACCGGATTGGCGGGAATCGATATGAGGCGCATATTCTCTAACTAACTGATTTTTCTTGTATTATTCGACCACGGGACCGCCACTTGCGAGCCCAAAAACACATTCCCATATCTCTCTTGCGCAGGCCATACCGGCTGCGCACGGGTTTGGTTCGGCCATCAGGCGGACTGCCCGCATGTCGCTCAACTTTGGAGGACTTGCCTATGCGTACGTTCGATCTTGCTCCCCTTTATCGTTCCACCGTCGGTTTCGACCGGCTGTTCTCTCTCCTCGACGGCCCTGAGACTGCGCCGGGCTACCCGCCCTATAACATCGAGCGCACAGCGGAAAACGATTACCGCGTCACTGTCGCGGTCGCTGGTTTTGCCGAAGGCGAGCTTTCGATCGAGTCGAAAGAGAACACGCTGACCATCAAGGGCTCCAAGCAGGCCAAGCAGGAAAATGCCGACGTGCTCTATCAGGGCATCGCGGCGCGCGCCTTCGAGCGCCAGTTCCAGCTCGCCGACTACGTCACGGTGAAGTCCGCGACTCTCGAAAACGGTTTGCTGCACGTCGATCTCGT encodes:
- a CDS encoding Hsp20 family protein, whose protein sequence is MRTFDLAPLYRSTVGFDRLFSLLDGPETAPGYPPYNIERTAENDYRVTVAVAGFAEGELSIESKENTLTIKGSKQAKQENADVLYQGIAARAFERQFQLADYVTVKSATLENGLLHVDLVREIPEAKKPRQIPIGNGQAKAQVVDAKVAA